A window of the Candidatus Poseidoniia archaeon genome harbors these coding sequences:
- a CDS encoding 3-oxoacyl-ACP reductase family protein has translation MSKRLEGKTALVTGGSSGIGTAIVQSLAGEGANVAFTYHSNKEGAETVLAEIESMGVKGIYFQADMADYAKAQEIVDQAIEKFGTLDILVNNAGANQDRVIWKMTETMWDEVIATDLKGVFNYIRAAAPTFREKKSGRIITISSINALRGKFGQSNYAAAKAGVIGLSKSVAKEMGRANVTVNVICPGLIATKMIQSMPDDFKKKALEEIVLGRIGSPEDIAELTTFLASDSAKHITGEVIKVDGGQYI, from the coding sequence ATGAGCAAACGCTTGGAAGGAAAGACAGCATTAGTAACTGGGGGAAGCTCCGGGATTGGTACAGCCATCGTTCAGAGTCTAGCAGGAGAAGGTGCGAATGTCGCTTTCACATATCACAGCAATAAGGAAGGGGCGGAAACAGTTCTTGCAGAAATAGAATCAATGGGCGTGAAGGGTATATATTTTCAGGCAGATATGGCAGATTATGCTAAAGCTCAAGAAATAGTAGACCAGGCCATTGAAAAATTTGGAACCTTGGATATTCTGGTGAATAATGCCGGCGCCAATCAGGATAGGGTAATTTGGAAAATGACAGAAACAATGTGGGACGAAGTCATTGCTACTGATTTAAAAGGTGTTTTCAACTATATTCGGGCCGCAGCTCCCACTTTCAGGGAAAAGAAATCTGGCCGAATCATTACCATTTCGTCCATTAACGCCCTCCGGGGAAAGTTTGGCCAATCGAATTATGCTGCTGCCAAAGCTGGTGTGATTGGCTTGTCTAAAAGTGTGGCCAAGGAAATGGGACGGGCAAATGTAACTGTGAATGTCATCTGTCCCGGACTTATCGCGACTAAAATGATCCAGAGTATGCCGGATGATTTCAAGAAGAAAGCACTGGAAGAAATTGTGCTGGGCCGCATCGGTAGCCCAGAAGATATTGCCGAATTGACCACCTTTTTGGCTAGTGACAGTGCAAAACACATTACCGGTGAAGTTATCAAAGTAGATGGAGGACAATATATCTGA
- a CDS encoding molybdopterin-dependent oxidoreductase, with protein sequence MNGPIGKPTPSIDGVQKVTGQAMYTDDLRFPNMLFVGLLRSPYAHARIKHIDTSVAKADPDVAAVTVGTDLPISFGVLAISPDENAMAVEKVRYVGEIVAAVAAETMEAAWNGVKKIIVEYEPLREFLDPHESLETCREDEQIHSHTKDNKNIHKTAELRFNEPEKALRNLPFQRKESFKFAGVTHAFTEPHSTIAIWNGDETLTVISATQVPHYLHKNLSKVLELPMHRIQVKKPALGGGFGGKSDPFPHEMITAYLSMKTRRPVKCTFSREEVFITNHGRHPTQIEMSVGCDDDGKIIALDTDVIIDGGAYGSFGVVTSYYNGVLLQGPYKIDKFGFRTRRTYTNKPQCGAMRGHGAVNPRYAIEVILDMLSHDMDMDPCDLRQINFLPENTLTVGQLRITSNGVQDCLKAVRKKSDWDNRYGKLPYGRGLGVACGFFISGSALPIIWNRYPQTVVHAKLDFDGRVVMFSGASDIGQGSDTLLVQIAAEELGIPMDFVQVETADTKTTPVDLGSYSSRVTFMAGNAAKVAAEKIRNELACAIANEKGVPVDDICFSNGKIFTDDGTLDILWEDGVEIAMAGRGSFVKSGYYISPKMGGDFKGAGAGQSPAYSFGAFISEVVVNSDTGAVNVEKVWAAHDCGKALNPLAVEGQIEGSIHMGLGQVVSEDMRYEKGQIMNANFFDYRIPYSVDTPEMDVTIIESNDEEGPYGAKEAGEGPIHPVLPSIGNAIFDAVGIRMTELPLTPEKILAKIQEKN encoded by the coding sequence ATGAATGGTCCTATTGGGAAGCCGACGCCCTCCATCGACGGAGTTCAGAAAGTGACTGGACAGGCTATGTACACTGACGATTTGAGGTTCCCTAACATGCTTTTTGTCGGCTTACTAAGAAGTCCCTATGCCCATGCCCGTATCAAGCATATTGACACGTCTGTAGCAAAAGCAGACCCGGATGTGGCAGCAGTTACCGTTGGTACTGATCTACCTATTTCCTTCGGTGTTTTAGCTATCAGTCCTGATGAAAATGCCATGGCTGTTGAAAAAGTAAGGTATGTGGGTGAAATCGTTGCTGCTGTTGCTGCAGAAACTATGGAGGCCGCTTGGAACGGTGTGAAAAAAATAATCGTAGAGTATGAGCCTCTCCGTGAATTTCTTGACCCTCACGAATCACTGGAAACTTGTAGGGAAGATGAACAGATTCACAGCCATACAAAGGATAATAAGAATATCCACAAGACTGCTGAACTACGATTTAATGAACCAGAAAAGGCATTGAGAAACTTACCATTCCAGCGGAAGGAGTCATTCAAATTTGCAGGCGTAACTCACGCATTTACTGAACCGCATTCGACCATTGCTATCTGGAATGGAGACGAAACCCTCACGGTCATCAGTGCGACACAGGTTCCCCACTATCTCCACAAGAACTTGTCAAAAGTGTTAGAACTCCCTATGCATCGAATTCAGGTTAAGAAACCTGCACTGGGAGGTGGTTTCGGTGGAAAGAGTGACCCCTTTCCCCATGAAATGATTACTGCATATCTATCCATGAAGACTAGAAGGCCAGTGAAATGCACCTTTTCCAGAGAAGAAGTTTTCATCACCAATCACGGCCGACACCCCACCCAGATCGAGATGTCTGTCGGTTGTGATGATGATGGAAAAATAATCGCCTTGGATACAGATGTCATAATTGATGGTGGAGCCTACGGAAGTTTCGGAGTAGTAACCTCCTATTACAATGGTGTATTGCTTCAGGGCCCTTACAAGATAGATAAATTTGGTTTCCGGACACGGCGAACTTACACGAACAAACCTCAGTGTGGTGCCATGCGTGGGCATGGTGCTGTGAATCCCAGGTATGCCATTGAAGTAATACTAGATATGTTGTCACATGACATGGATATGGATCCCTGTGACCTGCGGCAAATAAATTTTCTGCCCGAAAATACCTTGACTGTTGGGCAACTGCGTATCACCAGTAACGGCGTGCAGGATTGCCTGAAGGCAGTACGCAAAAAATCGGACTGGGATAACCGTTACGGAAAGCTCCCGTACGGTCGTGGGCTTGGTGTTGCCTGTGGTTTTTTCATCAGTGGCAGTGCGCTACCTATTATCTGGAACCGTTATCCACAGACTGTGGTGCATGCAAAACTCGACTTTGATGGCAGAGTCGTCATGTTCAGTGGTGCCAGTGACATTGGTCAGGGGAGTGATACACTACTGGTTCAGATTGCTGCCGAAGAACTAGGCATTCCCATGGATTTTGTGCAGGTGGAGACAGCAGATACCAAGACCACCCCGGTTGATTTAGGCAGCTATTCCAGCCGTGTTACTTTCATGGCCGGAAATGCCGCAAAAGTAGCTGCCGAAAAAATCCGTAACGAATTGGCTTGCGCAATTGCCAATGAGAAGGGAGTGCCTGTAGATGATATTTGCTTCAGTAATGGGAAAATATTCACTGATGATGGGACCTTGGACATATTATGGGAAGATGGCGTAGAAATTGCCATGGCTGGCCGGGGTTCGTTCGTTAAAAGTGGATATTATATCTCACCCAAGATGGGAGGTGATTTCAAGGGTGCTGGAGCCGGGCAGAGTCCCGCATACAGTTTTGGTGCTTTTATCTCCGAAGTAGTAGTAAATTCGGATACGGGGGCTGTAAATGTTGAGAAAGTCTGGGCCGCCCATGACTGCGGGAAGGCATTGAATCCGCTGGCTGTCGAAGGCCAGATTGAAGGCAGCATTCATATGGGGCTGGGCCAAGTCGTTTCCGAAGACATGCGCTATGAAAAGGGCCAGATAATGAATGCCAACTTCTTTGACTATCGCATTCCCTACAGTGTAGATACTCCGGAAATGGATGTGACAATTATTGAATCCAATGATGAAGAAGGCCCATATGGTGCTAAAGAGGCTGGCGAAGGGCCTATTCATCCAGTCTTACCATCTATCGGGAATGCTATTTTTGACGCGGTGGGAATCCGGATGACAGAATTGCCTCTCACCCCAGAAAAAATACTGGCAAAAATTCAGGAGAAAAACTGA
- a CDS encoding thiolase family protein, which yields MNPVFLIDGCRSPIGRGHPEKGLYHNLRADELSVQVLQALIDRTELNPEQIDDFYLGCVGQHLEQGKNLARLIILLADLPETTPGATVNRLCSSSLTALQMATDSIRAGTNSQMLVGGVEHLGHVPMTAALGYHPNLFKSYDFQWTNMGLTAEKLSEDFGINRTEQDAFAMESNRRYFDACEAGFLTRERVPVTLPDGKVVTEDQEPRLSTLESLSGLRTVFKENGTVTAANSSGISDGACMAWIGDQGTVEQSGKEPLAEIMTTANVGLNPETMGLGPVSAIRKLLKMTGLSLDEIDLFEINEAFAVQVLACQRKLGIDETKLNIHGGAVALGHPLGMSGLRIAVTLAHSMGAQNAHYGIASLCVGHGQGVAMLLKR from the coding sequence ATGAATCCAGTTTTTTTAATTGACGGCTGCCGTTCACCAATTGGTAGGGGCCATCCAGAAAAGGGACTATACCATAACCTTCGTGCGGATGAATTATCTGTTCAAGTTCTTCAGGCTCTGATTGATCGTACCGAGCTCAATCCGGAACAGATTGATGATTTTTATCTCGGATGTGTCGGTCAGCATCTGGAACAGGGAAAGAATTTAGCCCGGTTAATTATTCTTCTGGCCGATTTGCCTGAAACAACACCAGGCGCTACGGTTAATCGCCTGTGCAGCTCTAGTCTGACTGCCCTCCAGATGGCAACCGACAGTATCAGGGCAGGAACGAATAGCCAGATGCTGGTTGGCGGCGTCGAGCATCTGGGCCATGTCCCCATGACGGCAGCTTTGGGATACCATCCGAATCTTTTCAAGAGCTACGATTTTCAGTGGACCAATATGGGCCTTACTGCGGAAAAGCTATCAGAAGATTTTGGCATTAACCGGACTGAGCAGGACGCATTTGCGATGGAATCCAACCGGCGATACTTTGATGCCTGCGAGGCTGGTTTCCTTACTAGGGAGAGGGTACCTGTGACTTTGCCTGACGGGAAGGTTGTCACCGAAGACCAAGAGCCCCGTCTCTCAACACTGGAATCACTATCGGGGCTGCGAACAGTCTTCAAGGAAAATGGCACGGTCACGGCGGCGAACAGTTCAGGAATTTCAGACGGTGCCTGCATGGCCTGGATAGGGGACCAAGGCACTGTCGAGCAGTCCGGCAAAGAACCGCTAGCGGAAATCATGACGACCGCCAATGTCGGGTTGAATCCGGAAACCATGGGTCTTGGTCCTGTTTCTGCAATAAGAAAATTACTGAAGATGACGGGACTATCACTGGATGAAATCGACCTGTTCGAAATTAATGAGGCCTTTGCGGTACAGGTACTAGCATGTCAACGAAAACTCGGTATTGATGAAACTAAATTGAACATTCATGGTGGCGCCGTTGCCCTAGGACATCCGCTAGGGATGTCTGGTCTGAGGATTGCGGTGACACTTGCCCATAGCATGGGTGCACAGAATGCCCACTATGGAATAGCTTCACTCTGTGTGGGGCATGGGCAGGGAGTGGCTATGCTTTTGAAACGATAA
- a CDS encoding (2Fe-2S)-binding protein codes for MEKIQLSINGSVRTILIDSHETILETLRNRLNLTGTKQCCNEGTCGSCTILLDGKPVLGCLTLAICCVDKEIVTIEGVSPGNDLHPVQKYLVQDGGLQCGFCTPGVVMTSIPFLEKNPNPSRAEIREGIAGNLCRCTGYKKIIEAIEDAAEEMNR; via the coding sequence ATGGAAAAAATTCAATTAAGCATTAATGGTTCGGTACGTACTATTCTAATAGATTCTCATGAGACAATCCTTGAAACCCTTCGCAATCGACTAAATCTCACTGGGACCAAACAATGCTGTAATGAAGGCACTTGCGGCAGTTGTACGATTCTGCTGGACGGCAAACCTGTTCTGGGGTGCCTGACACTGGCAATCTGTTGTGTTGATAAGGAAATTGTTACTATTGAAGGAGTCAGCCCGGGAAATGACTTACACCCCGTACAAAAATATCTGGTACAAGACGGTGGTTTGCAGTGCGGTTTCTGTACACCTGGAGTGGTGATGACCTCGATTCCATTTCTAGAAAAAAACCCCAACCCTTCCAGAGCTGAAATCAGAGAGGGTATTGCAGGAAATTTATGCCGGTGCACGGGTTATAAAAAAATCATTGAAGCAATCGAAGATGCTGCTGAGGAGATGAATAGATGA